The DNA region TTCAGCATTTGCCAGCCGAAGTCGATATCTTCCTGTACGCCCGCCGAAGGAGTGGTTTTTGTCATTACGCCTTTGTCGGCCAAATGTTCTTTGCAATATTTTGTTGAGTCCTGCAAAATAATCCCTCCGCAGGCAAGTTCATCCGCGATTGCCTGCAAGATTGTCTGGTCAATTTTATTGTTTTTTCGTAACCGCCAATAATAAATTCGCAGTGCCCGCCAGTCCGGCAAAAATTTTAAAATTCGTTTCGGAGTATAAAGTTTCTCCTTGCGAACTTTGCCGACCATTATCGTGTCTGTAACGCCTTGCTTTTTTAATTTGCGAATCCATGTGCCGGGCCGAGCCAAAGGAACCTCGGCGTAATAATCGACTGCGTTAATCAGACCGGGGTCGGGATTATCGCCCAGCCCTGCGCAAACGATTTTCAAGCCTGCCTGCCTTGCTCCCTGTGCAATCAGAAACGGCAGCCTTCCGCCTCCCGCAATCAAACCTATTATTTTTTTATCATCCATTATTTAGGATTAGCATCTTTTTCAAGTCGTTGGATTGCTTTTTTCATTTCCGGCAAATCTTCAATCAGTGCGTATGCGCGTCTTGCTTTCGCGGCATCAATCGCAGGAGCACCGATGATATTTGACTCATCCGGAACGCTGTTAATCACGCCTGCCTGCGCGGCAATTTGTACGCAGTTACCGATTTTGATATGTCCGACGATGCCGGCTTGAGCGCCGATAACGCAGTGATGGCCGATAGTCGTCGAACCGGCAACGCCGATTTGGCTGACGAGCAGGCAATAAGGGCCGATTTTTGTGCCGTGGCCGATATTGATCAAATCGCCGAGTTTACTGCCTTTACCGATAATGGTATCGTCAATCGCGCCTCTTTGCAGGCAGCAGTTGCCGCCGATTTCGACTTCGTCTTCGATTACGACTTTGCCGACTTGCGGAATTTTGTGATGTACGCCTTTGTGAGTTGCGTAACCGTAGCCATCTTTACCGATTGTTGCGTTGGCGTTGATGATAACATTATTGCCCAGAACGCAACCATCGTAAATTACGCAGCTCGGATACAAAATGCAGTTTGTGCCGATTTGAACATCCGGCCCGATGAATACGTTCGGAT from Planctomycetaceae bacterium includes:
- the lpxD gene encoding UDP-3-O-(3-hydroxymyristoyl)glucosamine N-acyltransferase, which gives rise to MSKTLGQLAEYVNGKVVGDANVKISSVATLDNATASDISFLANPKYSRAIKTTKAGAIIVGKEAECNVPLLIAADPYYAFAQIVILLHGHRKHRQDGIAPNANVSPSAKIGKNCHIHDFATVSDNAVIGDDTVIYPNVFIGPDVQIGTNCILYPSCVIYDGCVLGNNVIINANATIGKDGYGYATHKGVHHKIPQVGKVVIEDEVEIGGNCCLQRGAIDDTIIGKGSKLGDLINIGHGTKIGPYCLLVSQIGVAGSTTIGHHCVIGAQAGIVGHIKIGNCVQIAAQAGVINSVPDESNIIGAPAIDAAKARRAYALIEDLPEMKKAIQRLEKDANPK
- the lpxI gene encoding UDP-2,3-diacylglucosamine diphosphatase LpxI (LpxI, functionally equivalent to LpxH, replaces it in LPS biosynthesis in a minority of bacteria.) — its product is MDDKKIIGLIAGGGRLPFLIAQGARQAGLKIVCAGLGDNPDPGLINAVDYYAEVPLARPGTWIRKLKKQGVTDTIMVGKVRKEKLYTPKRILKFLPDWRALRIYYWRLRKNNKIDQTILQAIADELACGGIILQDSTKYCKEHLADKGVMTKTTPSAGVQEDIDFGWQMLKKITQTGIGQAIAVKEKTVLAVEAVEGTGAMIERAGQLCKRGNWTLLKAPRPDLDMRFDVPCVGPETIESLHKNGGRSLVVEAQRTIIIDKPQTIELADELGIAIIGC